GCAGGCCCTGGTGGGCGGTGGCGGATTTTCCGGCCCATCCGGCGTGTATCTTTTTGATCCTTCCTCCCCCGCCACACCGCTGGTGACGCCAGCCCTGGCAACCCTGCAAAATTACAATGCCGTGTTTTGGAAGCATCCCACCTCTGGCCGTGAAGGCTGGCTCATCGGCGGAGCCAATGCAGGCTTTTCCAGCAACCTCACGTTTGTTTCCACGGATGGCCAGACCGTCCGGGCGTTGACGGCAGCTCTGAGCGCCTTTTCGGGCGGCTTGGCGACCGACGCGGAAGGAAATGTGTTCGTTAGCCTCGCGGACTTTGACGAATCGGTTAACAACAAGGTCATCAAATTCACCTCCGCTCAAGTGGATGCCGCTGTGGCCGCCGTGCTGGTGGATGAAGCTTCGCCTCTGACTGTGGCCGCTTCCACACCGGTTTTCACCGCCGATGCCTCGAGTAGTCTGGCAGCGGATTCTGCTGGTCGTCTGTGGATCACGGGCTACCAGATCAATCACCTCCAGGCCTATGACCCTGCCACCGGAGCGAATCGGCGGTTCACGCCAGACCATCCGGCGCTGGCGAATGCTGGCGGCCCTGCGGCATATGCAGTCAAAGTCTTCTCCAAAGATGCCACGGAGTATGTGAGCTTCCTGGCCAACGACAGCTTTTACACCACCACATCGGACCTGGTGCTGGGCTATCGTCCAGCCTCGGAATTGATTGTTCGTGCGGCCCAGATCACCACGGCTTCCCAGTCCGTCTCTGAAGGGGACGCGAGCACGACGACCGTGACGGTGACGCTGACGCCTGCCGCCTCTGCGGAAGTCACGGTGCCAGTCACCCTGGCCGGAACGGCGACGCTGGCCAGTGACTACACCACCACGGCCCCGGCTTCGCTGGTGTTTGCCGCCGGTGAGACCAGCAAGACCTTCGACATCGCCGTGGTCAACGATTCGCTCAAAGGTGAAGGCAACGAAACGGTGGCCGTGACTCTGGGTGAACCGACCCCGACGGCGTTGGCGGGCCTCGGTGCGCTGAACTCGGAAAAGTTCACACTCACGATTCAGGACAATGATCCGCTGCCGATCATCGGTTTTGCCTCCGCTACCCGTACTGTCAATGAGGCCGATGGCACGGTGAATGTGACGGTGAATGTCTCTCCCACGGTGACTCAGACGGTGACAGTGCCTCTGGTGATTACTGGCACTGCTACAAGCGGTGCGGACTTCACGACCGTTAGCGAACTGGTGATCGAGCCGGGTGATCTCACCAAGACCCTGGCCATCCAGGTGCTGAATGATACGACGACGTTGGAGACTGATGAAACTGTCATCGTCAATTTTGGTGCCTTGACGGCCAATCAAATCGGACTGGGCCTGCCTGCGACCCGCCAGTTTACCCTGACAATCCAGGATGATGAGAACAAGGCACGCATCGCGGCTAACCAGGAGTTTGGTACACTGCGTGTGGGTGCTGCGTTGAATGTGTCCGTTCTGACCTTTGGCGGCACGGCGGTGAAATGGTCCGCTAAGGGCCTACCTCCAGGGTTGAAGATCAATGCCAATGGCACGATCACCGGCACGCCGACAGCTTCAGGTGAATATGACCAAGTGGTCCTAACGGCGACGAATGCTTACGGTGTAAGCACCTCCGTGGTGCTGCTGATGAATGTGGAAGAATTCCCCGCAGGCGCAGTGGGCACCTTCAGCGGCCTGGTGAATCGTTCTGGCAGCGTAACGGAAGGTCTCGGCGGCTTCGTCACGGTCACCACCACGGCCAAGGCCACCTACACTGGCAAAGTGGTGATCGGCAAAAAGACCTATGCCATCAAAGGCAATCTGGATGCCGCAACGGTGAACCCTACCGGTTTTAGCGATCTGAAGGTGGGCAGCGCCACCCAGCCGTTGAGCTTTACTCTCAATGCCACGACCGGGGCTTTCACGGGTACCTTGCCTGAAGGGGCCACCCTGGCAGGCTGGCGCGCACAGCCCGCGACGACCCGTACGGGAATTTATAACTTCCGTGCAGCCCAGGCCGGATCTCCGGCTGCCAACGTGCCCCAGGGGGCCAGTTATGGCTGCCTGAAACTGTCGCCAAAGGCCGTGGCAACGGTCACCGGCGTGCTGGCAGATGGCAGCAAATTCACCTGCAGCAGCCCTCTTTCCATCCAGGGTGATGTGGTCCTTTATCAGTCTCTTTACACCACGGTGGGCAGTCTGGCTGGCCGGGTAAATCTGGCCGATGATTTGGCCCATTCCATCACAGGAACGCTGACCTGGAGCAAGCCTGAGCAGGCGAAAGGACCCGTCTATCAGGACGGGTGGGAATCTCCCATCACTCTGGTTGCCCTGGGCGGAAAATATCGTCCGGCGGGCGGCGCTACGCTGCCTCTGGATGCCCAGGAGTCCGCCTCCAATAATGCGGAACTGGTATTGCAGGACGGCGGCATCGAAGCCGTGGGCGGCAATACCAATCCGAAGACCTTTGGCGTGCGCATCGTCAGCATCGCCAGCGCGACGATGGCAGCACCCCAGAAGTTGAAGATCGTCAACGCGACGGGTGCCTTCAGCGGAAGCATCACGCTGGGCGAAGGGGCTGCCCGCAAGGTCATCCCGGTGCAGGGATTGCTGGTGCCGGATGCCGCTACGGCCAATGCCTTTGACTGCGAAGGTTTCGGCCATTTCCTGCTGCCATCGGCTGCACCGGGCGTCACCCGCTCGGGGGCTGTGATCTTGTCTGCCGTGACTGACTCATGACCTCCGGTCCTCCACGCTCTTCCCTCAAAGCCTTGGCCCTGGCAGTGCTCGCGGTCCTGGCGATGGGAGGGGCGTGGTTGGGCTTTGACAACGGGGGCTCTGCGACGGATCGCGGGGCCCCTTCTTCATCAGGTAGCTCGGGCGGCAAGTCCGCAGCGGGTGATGGTGATCTTGGATTGAAAAGTTTGTTAGACCGCTTTCTACACGGCAAGGATGACCGTGCTCTGGATGACCTGCTGCCCCGTGGCATCACGGAAATTAGCGGCAGCGGCGGGCACGGGCTGAACCGCCAGGTGCGCTCGCACGGGCTGTGGTTTCCTGTGTTCGATCTGTCCCAAATTTCGGGAGAAGGCGCGGCGGAATCTGGTCAGGTGAAGCTGAACCGCGTGCCGCTGATGATTGTGGCCCCTCATCCAGCCCCTGTGCGGGCGAAGGAGTGGCTGTCGCATCGGTTTGCGGTGGTGGGCGGGCTGCCGCCGTATGTATGGAGTGTTCAGACCGAGGAGGACGCTCCCGGATTCTCCTTGGATGCCCTGACGGGCGAGTTTTCGGGCATGGCGGAAAAACCGCTGAATGTGCCCATGAATGTGTATGTGACCGATGCCGAGGGCATGCAGGTTTCCGCTGCGACAATGCTGGTGATCGCCTCTGAAGACCCCCTCTCCATTGTGACGGTGGAACTGCCCCCTGGAGAGCCGGGTCAGGCTTACACGGCAACGCTGAACGCCACCGGAGGTGCGCAACCCTATGCATGGATGCTGACGGCGGCACCGTCTGGGTGGACCTGCCATCAGGATACGGGAGTGATCACCGGGCGATTCGATGAACCGGGGGAGCATGAGCTGCGGGTCACGGTGAGCGACTCTCTCACGCAAGTGGAGCGTGCTTTCAGAGTGGTGGCGGAAGGCGGGCTGGAGATTGTGAATGAGACCCTGCTGCCACCTGCGGCACCGGCCGCACAATACAGCGGCCAGTTCGAGGCAACCGGCGGTACGGCCCCCTATCGCTGGACCCTGACAGGCGGCCAGATCCCCCCAGGTTGGTCGCTGACAGAAGCGGGTGCCCTGGCGGGCTTCGCCCCAGATGCAGAGGCAAGGTTTGAATTCCAGATCCAGGTGGAAGACTCCCTGGGGCTGACGTTTCAAAAAACATTCCAGATTACGGTTAGCAAGGGGCTGCTGGTCATCCCTTCTCGGGACAAGGCGGGCCTGGCCTGGCAATATGAGGCCATGAGTGCCGCCCTGGGCACACCCGTGGCCGGAGTGAGCCTGAAGAGAAACGGGGTGGAGATCTATCGGGGGCAGGGGACCAATGTGGTGGACCGCCAGCTCATCACTGGCATGGGCTATTCCTACGAACTCACGGCACTGACACCGGACGGTCGCTGGCTGCCGTATGCGGCCGCAGTTACGCAGATCCTGCCCATGACACGTCAGCGTGGACAGGCGGGCGTGTCCGGTGACCCCTTTGCAGACAAGGTGCAGCATTTTTCTCCGCTATCTGCGGGTGGCTTTGGCTCTGGCAGCGTGCCGGGCAATGTCACGGGCCCACCCGAAGGGTCCAGCACCTTCACTCCGGCCTATCTGCCTAACCAATTGTTGTCCCTGCATGCCAGCTCCGCCGGAGGGGGCAGCATCGTGTTGGAATTTACAGACAACATTGTCGAGTCGTCCGCCGGTCCTGACTTCACGGTGTTCGAAAATGTGTTCTTCAAGAACAAGGATCCGAACCAGCGTTTCATGGAGCCGGCAACCGTCGAGGTGGCTTTGTTTGAAGGGCAGTGGCAGCGCTTCCCCTTTCGGGTCAATGTAGCGGCGGATGGCACGGCGGATCTTTCCCAGCCTGCCTACTATGCCCAGGGATTTGCCGGCGTGAATGCCTCCACCGGGGAAGATCCCACCAATCCGTCCCGCAGCGGGGGCGACAGCTTTGACGTGAGCGCCCTGGGTCGGCCAGACCTGCAGTGGTTTCGTTTCATGCGGCTTACCTCGACCGGCGATCGCGCCATTCGCGATGCGGCCGGAAGGCTAGTTCGCCACACGGAAGAAAACAATTCCATCAACGGCAGCGGCAGCTCCGGCTTTGACCTGGATGCAGTGA
The Prosthecobacter algae genome window above contains:
- a CDS encoding Calx-beta domain-containing protein encodes the protein MAFASTAAFAQEWTSLKVGELANFSFSHAHLPDGRFLFGTEGKAFVQDTFGAAAATQVANPTSILLDPSFVISRSGTQALVGGGGFSGPSGVYLFDPSSPATPLVTPALATLQNYNAVFWKHPTSGREGWLIGGANAGFSSNLTFVSTDGQTVRALTAALSAFSGGLATDAEGNVFVSLADFDESVNNKVIKFTSAQVDAAVAAVLVDEASPLTVAASTPVFTADASSSLAADSAGRLWITGYQINHLQAYDPATGANRRFTPDHPALANAGGPAAYAVKVFSKDATEYVSFLANDSFYTTTSDLVLGYRPASELIVRAAQITTASQSVSEGDASTTTVTVTLTPAASAEVTVPVTLAGTATLASDYTTTAPASLVFAAGETSKTFDIAVVNDSLKGEGNETVAVTLGEPTPTALAGLGALNSEKFTLTIQDNDPLPIIGFASATRTVNEADGTVNVTVNVSPTVTQTVTVPLVITGTATSGADFTTVSELVIEPGDLTKTLAIQVLNDTTTLETDETVIVNFGALTANQIGLGLPATRQFTLTIQDDENKARIAANQEFGTLRVGAALNVSVLTFGGTAVKWSAKGLPPGLKINANGTITGTPTASGEYDQVVLTATNAYGVSTSVVLLMNVEEFPAGAVGTFSGLVNRSGSVTEGLGGFVTVTTTAKATYTGKVVIGKKTYAIKGNLDAATVNPTGFSDLKVGSATQPLSFTLNATTGAFTGTLPEGATLAGWRAQPATTRTGIYNFRAAQAGSPAANVPQGASYGCLKLSPKAVATVTGVLADGSKFTCSSPLSIQGDVVLYQSLYTTVGSLAGRVNLADDLAHSITGTLTWSKPEQAKGPVYQDGWESPITLVALGGKYRPAGGATLPLDAQESASNNAELVLQDGGIEAVGGNTNPKTFGVRIVSIASATMAAPQKLKIVNATGAFSGSITLGEGAARKVIPVQGLLVPDAATANAFDCEGFGHFLLPSAAPGVTRSGAVILSAVTDS
- a CDS encoding putative Ig domain-containing protein: MTSGPPRSSLKALALAVLAVLAMGGAWLGFDNGGSATDRGAPSSSGSSGGKSAAGDGDLGLKSLLDRFLHGKDDRALDDLLPRGITEISGSGGHGLNRQVRSHGLWFPVFDLSQISGEGAAESGQVKLNRVPLMIVAPHPAPVRAKEWLSHRFAVVGGLPPYVWSVQTEEDAPGFSLDALTGEFSGMAEKPLNVPMNVYVTDAEGMQVSAATMLVIASEDPLSIVTVELPPGEPGQAYTATLNATGGAQPYAWMLTAAPSGWTCHQDTGVITGRFDEPGEHELRVTVSDSLTQVERAFRVVAEGGLEIVNETLLPPAAPAAQYSGQFEATGGTAPYRWTLTGGQIPPGWSLTEAGALAGFAPDAEARFEFQIQVEDSLGLTFQKTFQITVSKGLLVIPSRDKAGLAWQYEAMSAALGTPVAGVSLKRNGVEIYRGQGTNVVDRQLITGMGYSYELTALTPDGRWLPYAAAVTQILPMTRQRGQAGVSGDPFADKVQHFSPLSAGGFGSGSVPGNVTGPPEGSSTFTPAYLPNQLLSLHASSAGGGSIVLEFTDNIVESSAGPDFTVFENVFFKNKDPNQRFMEPATVEVALFEGQWQRFPFRVNVAADGTADLSQPAYYAQGFAGVNASTGEDPTNPSRSGGDSFDVSALGRPDLQWFRFMRLTSTGDRAIRDAAGRLVRHTEENNSINGSGSSGFDLDAVSAVNY